Proteins found in one Vallitalea guaymasensis genomic segment:
- a CDS encoding alpha-amylase family glycosyl hydrolase: protein MNKKIGIVFVLLLTIPLALSGCTKGNKTTVNNSLNGVWYEIFVRSFADSNNDGIGDINGIIDKLDYLNDNDPSTDDDLGINGIWLMPINPSPSYHGYDITDYYDINPDYGTLDDFQRLLEEAHKRNIKVIMDLVLNHSSSQHPWFTEAVNDENSDYRSYYDIMPEDAEGYKFDMQIWGHNAWNKIGNNYYYAIFWDGMPDFNYNSQALRDEMIKVATYWLEKGVDGFRIDAVPHIFGLGELPENEDYDSKTKDWWQEFDTALRKVKPDYYLVGEIWEANEKRAVYASNFDTSFNFDLSGEGILGMVKFERDFGRRNNGLIQELDMNYSAINKYSDNFIDAPFLSNHDTQRAMDFLDGDLTNMKLATSIYMTLPGNPFIYYGEELGMKGNKPDEYIREPFIWGDSYQTTWKPLDSNKDALSVIKQEEEKDTLLDYYRKIIRLRQNNNALMSGELVGIETISSKVVAYERKYEDETLIVVHNLYSNKIKIDKKELEKDYELGEVLFSNPQQPLIEDNTIELPGKCSIIFKVK, encoded by the coding sequence ATGAACAAAAAGATTGGAATTGTTTTTGTTTTATTACTTACCATACCACTAGCACTTAGCGGCTGTACTAAAGGTAATAAAACCACTGTGAATAACAGCCTAAATGGTGTTTGGTATGAAATTTTTGTCAGGTCATTTGCTGACAGTAATAATGATGGTATTGGGGATATAAATGGTATTATTGACAAACTGGATTATCTCAATGACAATGATCCCTCAACAGATGATGACTTAGGTATTAATGGTATTTGGCTGATGCCTATAAATCCCTCACCTTCATATCATGGTTATGATATAACAGATTATTATGATATCAACCCTGATTATGGCACATTAGATGACTTCCAACGGTTACTTGAAGAAGCACATAAGAGGAATATAAAAGTAATTATGGATTTGGTACTTAACCATTCATCTTCTCAACATCCTTGGTTTACTGAAGCAGTTAATGATGAGAATAGTGACTATAGGAGTTATTATGATATCATGCCTGAGGATGCAGAGGGTTATAAATTTGATATGCAAATCTGGGGACATAATGCTTGGAATAAGATAGGTAATAATTATTATTACGCCATTTTCTGGGATGGAATGCCAGATTTTAATTATAATTCACAAGCCCTAAGAGATGAAATGATAAAAGTAGCAACATACTGGTTAGAAAAAGGTGTTGATGGTTTTAGAATCGATGCGGTTCCACATATTTTTGGTTTAGGTGAATTACCTGAAAATGAAGATTATGATAGTAAAACTAAGGATTGGTGGCAGGAATTTGATACTGCCCTTAGAAAAGTCAAGCCAGACTATTATTTAGTTGGTGAAATATGGGAAGCTAATGAAAAAAGAGCAGTCTATGCAAGTAATTTTGATACTTCCTTCAACTTTGACCTTAGTGGTGAAGGTATATTGGGAATGGTTAAATTTGAGAGAGATTTTGGTCGTAGAAATAACGGATTGATTCAAGAACTGGATATGAATTATTCTGCTATCAATAAATACAGTGATAATTTTATTGACGCACCATTTCTAAGTAATCATGATACCCAAAGGGCAATGGATTTTCTAGATGGAGATTTGACAAATATGAAACTTGCCACTTCCATTTATATGACTTTGCCAGGTAATCCTTTTATCTATTATGGTGAAGAGCTTGGAATGAAAGGAAATAAACCAGATGAATATATACGTGAACCTTTTATATGGGGAGATTCCTATCAAACAACGTGGAAGCCATTAGACTCCAATAAAGATGCATTAAGTGTTATTAAGCAAGAAGAAGAAAAAGATACACTACTAGATTATTATAGAAAGATAATCAGACTTCGTCAAAATAATAATGCGCTAATGTCTGGAGAACTAGTAGGAATTGAAACCATCAGTTCAAAAGTGGTTGCTTATGAACGAAAGTATGAAGATGAAACATTAATAGTTGTACATAACTTATATTCAAATAAGATAAAGATTGATAAGAAAGAATTAGAAAAAGATTATGAATTAGGTGAGGTTTTATTTTCTAACCCACAGCAACCATTAATAGAAGATAATACCATTGAATTACCAGGAAAATGTAGTATAATCTTTAAGGTTAAATAA
- a CDS encoding glycoside hydrolase family 13 protein: protein MNIAAIYHEAKSKYAYAYDKETVHIKIRTGKDEVDEIKLIYGDPFHYGPKEDEVNTSEWKADSSLGIPMLKEYSTGMHDYWFCEIKPKWKRAKYAFLIKNKDTKVIFGSREIIDLNTVDEKKRIYNLENFFNFPYVNHEDIYDAPKWVADTTWYQIFTERFSNGDLSINDENVLEWGSIDNVTNDMFFGGDLRGVINKLDYIKDMGFTGIYFTPIFQSPSSHKYDIEDYYKIDSHFGTNDTFKELVQEAHKRGIRIMLDAVFNHCGWRHPYWQDVVKNGRDSKYYDCFYINGDSVVNFPLDDNNDPDIDNMTYDNLVNFNYATFGFTPRMPKWNTDNELVKEHLMGAAKYWIEEYDIDGWRLDVSNEVSHEFWREFRKEVKGVKKDVVIIGENWDEAFPWLHSGQFDSTMNYDLLMPIWSFFGKNNNLHIKPSTFIEAVNRVLTTYPKNILKNMFNLVDSHDTERILTVCYENADKTNLAYLFQFTFPGTPSIYYGSEVGVNGNTDPNNRKCMVWDNDKHNDKIKNHLKTLINLRNTYKAFNSTELRWVDYDNEKEYLIYKKVSGEQELYIIMNNSNQELNITLPEQLMNKKVEDIYNQQEMNLSDEVVMEENSFLILRL from the coding sequence ATGAATATTGCAGCAATCTATCATGAAGCGAAAAGTAAATATGCATATGCATATGATAAAGAAACGGTTCATATAAAAATTCGAACAGGAAAAGATGAAGTAGATGAAATAAAATTAATATATGGAGACCCATTCCATTATGGTCCAAAAGAAGATGAAGTTAATACAAGTGAATGGAAGGCAGATAGTTCATTAGGTATACCTATGTTAAAAGAATATTCAACAGGTATGCATGACTATTGGTTCTGTGAGATCAAACCAAAATGGAAAAGAGCTAAATACGCTTTCCTAATTAAAAATAAAGATACAAAAGTAATTTTTGGCAGTAGAGAAATTATTGATTTGAATACTGTTGATGAGAAAAAAAGAATATATAACTTAGAAAATTTCTTCAATTTCCCTTATGTGAATCATGAAGACATTTATGATGCTCCTAAGTGGGTGGCTGATACTACATGGTATCAGATTTTCACTGAAAGATTTTCTAATGGGGATTTATCCATCAATGATGAGAACGTATTAGAATGGGGAAGCATTGATAATGTTACCAATGATATGTTTTTTGGTGGAGACCTAAGAGGTGTAATCAACAAATTAGATTATATAAAAGATATGGGATTCACTGGAATTTATTTTACACCGATATTCCAATCTCCTTCTAGTCACAAATACGATATAGAAGATTATTATAAAATTGACTCTCATTTTGGGACTAATGATACTTTTAAAGAACTAGTACAGGAAGCTCATAAAAGAGGGATTAGAATAATGCTTGATGCAGTATTCAACCACTGTGGATGGAGACATCCTTATTGGCAGGATGTTGTTAAAAACGGAAGAGACTCCAAATATTATGACTGTTTCTATATAAATGGAGATTCTGTTGTCAATTTCCCTCTGGATGATAATAATGATCCAGATATAGATAATATGACATATGACAACTTGGTCAACTTCAATTATGCTACTTTTGGTTTTACACCTAGAATGCCAAAATGGAATACAGATAATGAATTAGTTAAAGAGCATCTAATGGGAGCGGCTAAGTACTGGATAGAAGAATATGATATAGATGGATGGCGATTAGACGTATCCAATGAAGTATCCCATGAATTCTGGAGAGAATTCAGAAAAGAAGTAAAAGGAGTAAAAAAAGACGTTGTAATTATAGGAGAAAATTGGGATGAAGCCTTCCCATGGCTACATTCAGGACAATTTGATTCAACTATGAATTATGACCTATTAATGCCTATCTGGTCCTTTTTTGGGAAAAATAATAACTTACATATAAAACCATCTACTTTTATAGAAGCAGTTAATAGAGTACTTACTACATATCCTAAAAATATATTGAAAAATATGTTTAATCTAGTAGATAGCCATGATACAGAGAGGATTTTGACAGTCTGCTATGAAAATGCTGATAAAACAAATCTAGCATATTTATTTCAGTTTACATTCCCAGGCACTCCAAGTATCTACTATGGAAGTGAAGTAGGAGTAAATGGAAATACTGATCCTAACAACAGGAAGTGTATGGTTTGGGATAATGATAAGCACAATGATAAGATTAAGAATCATCTTAAGACATTAATTAACCTTAGAAATACTTATAAAGCTTTTAATAGTACAGAACTTAGATGGGTTGATTACGATAATGAAAAAGAATATCTAATCTACAAAAAGGTTAGTGGTGAACAAGAATTATATATCATCATGAATAATAGCAACCAAGAGCTTAATATTACATTACCAGAACAACTTATGAATAAAAAGGTAGAAGATATCTATAACCAACAGGAAATGAACCTATCAGACGAAGTTGTAATGGAAGAAAATTCATTTTTGATCTTAAGGCTTTAA